One Panicum virgatum strain AP13 chromosome 3N, P.virgatum_v5, whole genome shotgun sequence DNA segment encodes these proteins:
- the LOC120664569 gene encoding nuclear transcription factor Y subunit B-4-like isoform X2: MSEAESAPETGGGSYGGKEQDRYLPIANIGRIMRRAVPDNGKIAKDAKESVQECVSEFISFITSEASDKCMKEKRKTINGDDLIWSLGTLGFEEYVEPLKHYLKLYRETEGDTKGSKSSDHTGKKEIVLIGEPGSSLDGV, translated from the exons ATGTCGGAAGCCGAGAGCGCACCGgagaccggcggcggcagctacgGAGGGAAGGAGCAGGATCGGTACCTGCCGATCGCCAACATTGGCCGCATCATGCGCCGCGCGGTGCCGGACAACGGCAAGATCGCCAAGGACGCCAAGGAGTCTGTCCAGGAGTGCGTCTCCGAGTTCATCAGCTTCATCACCAGCGA AGCGAGTGACAAGTGCATGAAGGAGAAGCGCAAGACCATCAATGGCGATGACCTGATCTGGTCCCTGGGGACGCTCGGCTTCGAGGAATACGTCGAGCCCCTCAAGCACTACCTCAAGCTCTACCGGGAG ACGGAG GGTGACACAAAGGGTTCGAAATCTTCTGATCATACAGGAAAGAAAGAGATTGTACTCATTGGTGAACCTGGATCATCG TTGGACGGCGTGTAG
- the LOC120664569 gene encoding nuclear transcription factor Y subunit B-4-like isoform X1 gives MSPLHPRHQPPETRLQIRRPVASSPRDHPSQPTALISSAISVHLRFHRQEGSGMSEAESAPETGGGSYGGKEQDRYLPIANIGRIMRRAVPDNGKIAKDAKESVQECVSEFISFITSEASDKCMKEKRKTINGDDLIWSLGTLGFEEYVEPLKHYLKLYRETEGDTKGSKSSDHTGKKEIVLIGEPGSSLDGV, from the exons ATGTCCCCCCTCCATCCTCGCCACCAACCCCCCGAAACGCGGCTCCAGatccggcggccggtggcgtcCTCCCCGCGCGACCACCCATCACAACCAACGGCGCTGATCTCCTCCGCCATCTCCGTCCATCTCCGTTTCCATCGCCAGGAG GGTTCCGGCATGTCGGAAGCCGAGAGCGCACCGgagaccggcggcggcagctacgGAGGGAAGGAGCAGGATCGGTACCTGCCGATCGCCAACATTGGCCGCATCATGCGCCGCGCGGTGCCGGACAACGGCAAGATCGCCAAGGACGCCAAGGAGTCTGTCCAGGAGTGCGTCTCCGAGTTCATCAGCTTCATCACCAGCGA AGCGAGTGACAAGTGCATGAAGGAGAAGCGCAAGACCATCAATGGCGATGACCTGATCTGGTCCCTGGGGACGCTCGGCTTCGAGGAATACGTCGAGCCCCTCAAGCACTACCTCAAGCTCTACCGGGAG ACGGAG GGTGACACAAAGGGTTCGAAATCTTCTGATCATACAGGAAAGAAAGAGATTGTACTCATTGGTGAACCTGGATCATCG TTGGACGGCGTGTAG
- the LOC120667376 gene encoding uncharacterized protein LOC120667376, with translation MDISSFMDLSLYRQSSAIQDWMKQSKSNGDPAFDEDSDFTNTPLPSQMFTDIGSSHGHDEDVEIWAEETIGDTHLGKRKTKIGPEMRKGKKPRTEEELGSDDTTPEPSGGEDIGGDDDDDDSSNSEGDGNDGNESGGYRISPTIRFTGEEDFTHATQDTDHGTPTSQRQTTSTRRHGRQAPLAYDEDSSNSVFSGQYYNPYSTSPPAGGFLWPPPGVVNPPLPQAVAALPYLDYHGYLPYGAPQLQYHPPTYVYLPPTDEPYEGPPGERFED, from the coding sequence ATGGATATTAGCAGTTTCATGGATCTTTCTTTGTACCGGCAGTCATCAGCAATTCAAGATTGGATGAAGCAATCAAAGTCCAATGGAGACCCAGCATTTGATGAAGACTCAGACTTCACTAACACTCCATTGCCAAGCCAGATGTTCACTGACATAGGCTCTTCTCATGGTCACGATGAAGATGTGGAGATATGGGCCGAAGAAACAATTGGGGACACACATCTGGGAAAAAGGAAGACTAAGATTGGTCCCGAAATGAGAAAAGGGAAGAAACCACGCACTGAGGAGGAGTTAGGTAGCGACGATACCACACCTGAGCCTAGTGGTGGTGAGGACATtggtggtgatgatgatgatgatgattccaGTAACAGTGAAGGTGATGGCAATGATGGCAACGAAAGTGGTGGTTATCGTATATCTCCTACTATAAGGTTCACTGGGGAGGAGGACTTCACCCATGCAACACAAGATACAGATCATGGAACACCTACTTCACAACGACAAACAACATCGACACGTCGACATGGTCGACAGGCCCCACTTGCATATGATGAAGATAGCTCCAACTCTGTCTTCAGTGGTCAGTACTACAACCCTTACAGTACTTCTCCCCCTGCAGGGGGCTTTCTGTGGCCACCACCAGGGGTGGTGAACCCGCCACTTCCGCAGGCAGTTGCAGCATTGCCTTATTTGGATTATCACGGCTACCTACCATATGGAGCTCCACAGTTGCAATATCACCCACCTACGTACGTGTATTTGCCACCAACAGACGAGCCGTATGAGGGACCACCGGGAGAGAGATTTGAGGACTGA